In a single window of the Litorilituus sediminis genome:
- a CDS encoding spondin domain-containing protein, with the protein MKMKTAITTLAMLTASMNVSAQDLDITVTNLSQGLYFTPIVAAAHSGDTKLFSVGMAASPELTAMAEGGDISGLVSVLTNADANTVENPAAGLLAPTMSTTFMLSNDEANQYLSFSAMILPSNDGFVGLDSWMIPQEAGTYTVYINAYDAGTEVNDEIRGSGAPGEAGMPVPPPLESLIGMNGTGVAMEESNMVVHVHRGNLGDDDMAGGKSDINSSVQRWLNPIAKLTVVVK; encoded by the coding sequence ATGAAAATGAAAACAGCAATAACTACGCTGGCAATGTTAACTGCAAGCATGAACGTGTCAGCACAAGATTTAGATATCACAGTAACGAACTTAAGCCAGGGCCTGTACTTTACACCAATTGTTGCTGCTGCTCACAGTGGCGATACTAAATTATTCTCAGTTGGTATGGCTGCATCGCCAGAGCTAACTGCCATGGCTGAAGGGGGGGATATCTCCGGCTTAGTTTCGGTATTAACCAATGCTGATGCTAATACTGTAGAAAATCCAGCAGCAGGTTTACTAGCACCAACTATGTCTACCACCTTTATGCTGAGCAATGATGAAGCTAACCAGTATTTATCATTTTCCGCAATGATTTTGCCATCAAACGATGGCTTTGTTGGTTTAGATAGTTGGATGATCCCTCAAGAAGCGGGTACGTATACCGTGTATATCAATGCCTATGATGCGGGCACAGAGGTTAACGATGAAATAAGAGGCAGCGGAGCGCCGGGTGAAGCAGGCATGCCAGTACCACCGCCGTTAGAATCTCTTATTGGTATGAACGGTACGGGCGTTGCCATGGAAGAAAGCAATATGGTGGTGCATGTACACCGCGGTAATTTAGGTGACGATGATATGGCTGGTGGTAAAAGTGATATTAACAGCAGTGTTCAACGTTGGTTAAACCCAATTGCAAAATTAACTGTAGTAGTTAAGTAA
- a CDS encoding sensor histidine kinase has protein sequence MKLSLYQRLAITVSAAFVVIAYLLLSWSSALAEQSKHQAEQKLHIELATHLANDNPLLKDGVYDKPALENLFHTLMLLGPAFEFYYLDPAGNILTYSAKPDKIKRKSVDLAPLVQLISDQQNMPIYGDDPRSLSGKKIFSAAPIYNQGNLQGYLYVIIGGEIYDSVFAQVQSDQQLQQHGLLIIAALVLVLLLLLALFRYFTVPIRTLAKDMEKLKQNKFDSAKLSLVKWQQNDDNNEVQVLGNTFVEMVEVINQQMLQLIENEKTRKELLAHLSHDLRTPLAAMQGYIETIALKGDALTAEQKERFLATVMRNGQQLKLLIDQIFELAHLEDGQVSVNLEPFPIAELVHDIVAKFSLKAQEKQITLKVTPQECSDLVHSDIAKLERILSNLLDNAIRHTPSKGEITLRIEQDNNQVTVSVSDTGTGISEQELDYIFDARYRASNASEDKNRHAGLGLAISKRLSLLLNSDIKVMSRLGQGSCFSFSLPRLANS, from the coding sequence ATGAAGCTTTCTTTATATCAACGTTTAGCGATTACTGTATCAGCAGCTTTTGTTGTTATTGCATATTTATTGCTGTCGTGGAGTAGCGCCTTAGCTGAGCAATCTAAGCATCAGGCAGAGCAAAAACTGCATATAGAACTTGCGACGCATTTGGCAAATGACAACCCGCTGTTAAAAGACGGCGTTTATGATAAACCCGCACTTGAAAACCTTTTTCACACCTTAATGCTGTTAGGCCCCGCATTTGAATTTTATTATTTAGACCCAGCTGGCAATATTCTTACCTATTCAGCAAAACCTGACAAAATAAAACGCAAATCGGTAGATTTAGCGCCATTAGTGCAGCTTATTTCTGATCAGCAAAACATGCCGATTTATGGTGATGATCCTCGCAGTTTATCTGGTAAAAAAATATTCTCTGCCGCACCTATTTATAACCAAGGTAATCTACAAGGTTATTTATACGTGATTATTGGCGGTGAAATTTATGACTCAGTGTTTGCTCAAGTACAAAGTGATCAGCAGTTGCAGCAACATGGTTTGCTAATTATAGCCGCGTTAGTATTAGTGCTGCTGTTGCTTTTGGCCTTATTTCGTTACTTTACTGTGCCCATTCGCACCTTAGCTAAAGATATGGAGAAGTTAAAACAGAATAAATTTGACAGCGCTAAGCTTAGCTTAGTTAAGTGGCAACAAAATGATGACAACAATGAGGTGCAGGTGTTAGGTAATACCTTTGTTGAAATGGTTGAGGTGATCAATCAACAAATGCTGCAGTTAATTGAAAATGAGAAAACACGCAAAGAATTACTCGCCCATTTATCCCATGATTTACGAACGCCGCTTGCTGCCATGCAAGGTTATATTGAAACCATAGCATTAAAAGGAGATGCCTTAACAGCAGAGCAAAAAGAGCGATTTCTCGCAACAGTTATGCGTAATGGTCAGCAACTAAAATTACTTATTGATCAAATATTTGAGCTGGCGCATTTAGAAGACGGTCAAGTATCGGTTAATTTAGAGCCTTTCCCGATAGCTGAGCTTGTTCACGATATTGTCGCTAAGTTTTCACTTAAAGCGCAAGAAAAGCAAATCACCTTAAAGGTAACGCCGCAAGAGTGCAGTGATTTGGTTCATTCAGATATTGCCAAGTTAGAACGCATCCTAAGCAATTTGCTCGACAATGCTATTCGTCATACACCCAGCAAAGGTGAAATCACTTTAAGAATTGAACAAGATAATAACCAAGTTACTGTATCCGTAAGCGATACCGGGACTGGCATCAGTGAGCAAGAGCTGGATTATATTTTTGATGCTAGATATCGCGCCAGCAACGCCAGTGAAGACAAAAATCGCCATGCCGGTTTAGGCTTAGCCATCAGCAAAAGACTAAGCTTATTGCTAAACTCTGATATTAAAGTAATGAGTAGATTAGGACAGGGAAGTTGCTTTTCATTTTCATTACCAAGACTTGCCAACAGTTAA
- a CDS encoding HDOD domain-containing protein yields MFISLLKRVFNGNRASAQANYVYFEETRNSQQEEAEQAINQLQNELAQTAISMTSPEEQQQKAFYDYLFGDSSVNTSQDELSLFVTEQIEKLLANPKYILEALPVLPTSLSKVLAQLNDEAFDTEVLIVLIEQEPVIAAKVIELANSALYKRGDKDITDLKSAFMQLGTQGLIEGVINGFVSKLTPNSPIYFQQYGQKIWQHSQSTGEIAKALVLQSEIKEEASQAYLLGLICNLGDMIIYQLLMEAFSIVHPDCQPNSFAFKELMYKNSKKLTYHIAKYWHFPEPILKTLALQAKINNTTLLKPLLAQRPIACYIYEANLISELMMQNQNKDQIMVTAVELTFTEQAHQFIQQQAERGDN; encoded by the coding sequence ATGTTTATAAGCTTGTTAAAGCGCGTATTTAATGGCAATCGAGCTAGTGCGCAGGCAAATTATGTTTATTTTGAAGAAACAAGAAACAGTCAACAAGAAGAAGCAGAGCAGGCGATTAATCAATTACAAAATGAATTAGCGCAAACCGCTATTTCAATGACCTCACCAGAAGAGCAGCAACAAAAAGCCTTTTATGACTATTTGTTTGGTGATTCATCGGTAAATACGTCACAGGATGAATTATCTCTGTTTGTTACTGAGCAAATAGAAAAACTCCTTGCCAACCCTAAATATATTCTTGAAGCCTTACCTGTATTGCCTACCTCACTATCTAAAGTGTTAGCGCAGTTAAATGATGAAGCATTTGATACCGAAGTATTGATTGTTTTAATTGAGCAAGAGCCAGTTATTGCCGCTAAAGTCATCGAGTTAGCCAATTCTGCTTTATATAAACGTGGCGATAAAGATATAACCGATCTTAAATCTGCCTTTATGCAGCTTGGTACCCAAGGGCTAATCGAAGGCGTTATCAATGGTTTTGTTAGCAAATTAACCCCAAATTCTCCTATCTATTTTCAGCAGTATGGACAAAAAATTTGGCAGCATAGCCAATCAACGGGTGAAATTGCCAAGGCGTTAGTGTTGCAATCTGAGATAAAAGAAGAGGCATCACAAGCTTATTTACTTGGTTTAATTTGTAATTTAGGCGATATGATTATTTATCAGCTGTTAATGGAAGCATTTTCGATTGTTCACCCAGATTGTCAGCCTAACTCTTTTGCTTTTAAAGAGTTAATGTATAAGAATTCGAAAAAGTTAACTTATCACATCGCAAAATATTGGCATTTTCCCGAGCCGATATTAAAAACCTTAGCACTGCAAGCTAAGATCAATAACACCACGTTATTAAAACCTTTATTAGCACAAAGACCAATAGCCTGTTACATCTATGAAGCGAACTTAATTAGTGAGTTAATGATGCAGAATCAAAATAAAGATCAGATTATGGTTACAGCCGTTGAGCTAACTTTCACTGAACAAGCGCATCAATTTATTCAACAGCAAGCTGAGAGAGGCGATAATTAG
- a CDS encoding integron integrase, with protein sequence MKSIFLNYVSEQMFTKRYAKRTVKTYLYWIKAFINFNGKAHPANCHNNEVEQFLTFLSVELNVAPKTQALALNALVFLYRDILKAPLTLTLNFNKSTAAPKLPVVLTMNEVAKLLNNVTGIHALACQLMYGSGLRLMETVRLRIQDIDFDYLSVMVWHSKGGKSRRVTLAKELVNPLKQQISKAKLYFQQDIRNPYYKGVFLPHALARKYPYAAKEFAWHYLFPSSRLSHAPQASSDHLGRHHIDETTLRKAVQKAAKIAGITKRVTCHTLRHSFATHLLQRGADIRTVQEQLGHTDVRTTQIYTHVIEHGANGVRSPLSDLV encoded by the coding sequence ATGAAATCGATTTTCTTGAATTATGTAAGTGAACAAATGTTTACCAAGCGATATGCTAAAAGAACAGTGAAAACCTACCTGTATTGGATTAAGGCATTTATTAATTTCAATGGCAAAGCACATCCCGCTAATTGTCATAATAATGAGGTGGAGCAGTTTTTAACCTTTCTTTCGGTTGAGCTGAATGTTGCGCCTAAAACACAAGCGTTAGCACTAAATGCTTTAGTCTTTCTTTATCGAGATATTTTAAAAGCACCGTTAACCCTAACGCTTAACTTTAATAAGAGTACTGCAGCGCCTAAACTGCCTGTGGTGTTAACAATGAATGAAGTTGCAAAGCTCCTTAATAATGTGACTGGTATACATGCTTTAGCATGCCAATTAATGTATGGCAGTGGCTTGCGCTTAATGGAAACTGTACGACTACGTATACAAGATATTGATTTTGATTATTTGTCTGTGATGGTTTGGCATAGTAAAGGTGGGAAAAGTAGGCGAGTTACCTTAGCTAAAGAGCTTGTTAATCCATTAAAACAACAAATCAGTAAAGCCAAGTTGTATTTCCAGCAAGATATTCGAAATCCGTATTATAAAGGTGTGTTTTTACCACATGCATTGGCGCGTAAATATCCTTATGCAGCAAAAGAGTTTGCTTGGCATTATCTCTTTCCTTCAAGTCGTTTAAGTCATGCGCCGCAGGCCTCAAGTGATCATTTAGGACGTCATCACATTGATGAAACTACATTGAGAAAAGCCGTGCAAAAAGCGGCTAAAATAGCAGGCATTACAAAGCGTGTCACCTGTCATACCTTACGGCATTCATTTGCCACCCATTTACTGCAACGCGGTGCTGATATTCGTACCGTACAAGAACAACTAGGTCATACAGATGTGAGAACAACCCAAATATATACCCATGTGATAGAACATGGCGCAAACGGTGTACGTAGCCCGTTATCTGACTTGGTTTAA
- a CDS encoding spondin domain-containing protein yields MFLANSKVFLKRLAMPLAATVLVGACGSDNDNTVAMPTPAPEPAPTEYSYEVTMVNLTHGQPLSPITVALHGDEMLWQIGMPASVALEKLAEGGDNSELLAMEFIVASNSAEGALMPGSSTSVTVTTTSTAATHLSVATMLVNTNDAFSGLTGLELSMLDVDASKTWHLNVYDAGTEANTEAMGTIPGPADSGMGYEQTRDDIDLVAMHPGVVSKDDGLTNSVLTQAHRFDNPSIKLTITRTK; encoded by the coding sequence ATGTTTTTAGCAAACAGTAAAGTGTTTTTAAAACGTCTCGCTATGCCGCTTGCTGCAACCGTGCTTGTAGGTGCTTGTGGTAGCGATAATGACAATACCGTAGCAATGCCAACTCCAGCGCCTGAGCCAGCACCAACTGAGTATAGCTATGAAGTGACTATGGTTAACTTAACGCATGGGCAACCTTTGTCGCCAATAACGGTCGCGTTACACGGTGATGAAATGTTATGGCAAATTGGTATGCCGGCCTCTGTTGCTTTAGAAAAACTTGCTGAAGGCGGGGATAATTCCGAACTTTTAGCAATGGAGTTTATTGTTGCCAGTAATAGCGCTGAAGGGGCTTTAATGCCAGGTTCAAGCACTAGCGTTACGGTAACCACTACCAGTACTGCGGCAACCCATTTATCGGTAGCAACTATGTTAGTGAATACAAATGATGCCTTCTCCGGTCTTACTGGATTAGAGCTATCAATGTTGGATGTTGATGCAAGCAAAACTTGGCACTTAAATGTCTACGATGCTGGCACAGAAGCTAACACTGAGGCTATGGGAACAATTCCAGGGCCAGCTGATAGCGGTATGGGTTATGAGCAAACGCGTGATGATATTGATTTAGTTGCTATGCATCCTGGCGTTGTCAGTAAAGATGATGGCTTAACTAACTCAGTGTTAACGCAAGCGCATAGGTTTGATAACCCAAGTATTAAATTAACAATAACACGGACGAAATAG
- a CDS encoding ABC-F family ATPase, whose translation MLAANNITQQFGAKPLFENISQKFGGGNRYGLIGANGCGKSTLMKILGGDLEPTSGNVSLDTGERLGKLRQDQFAFEKYSVIDTVIMGHTELWAVKEERDRIYALPEMSEEDGMKVGDLESQYAEMDGYSAESRAGELLMGVGIPVEQHFGLMSEIAPGFKLRILLAQALFSEPDILLLDEPTNNLDIHTIQWLEETLNERDSTMIIISHDRHFLNSVCTHMADLDYGELRVYPGNYDEYMLAATQARARLLADNAKKKAQIGELQAFVARFSANASKAKQATSRAKQIDKIQLEEVKVSSRTNPFIRFEQEKKLFRNALTIEKLNKSFDDTHILKDISVLAEVGERIAVIGENGIGKTTFLRTLMNDVGYEPSSGEFNWSDNANIGYYAQDHEYEFENDMNLFDWMSQWRQEGDDEQVVRGYLGRLLFSADDIKKSVKVLSGGEKGRMLFGKLMMQKPNILVMDEPTNHMDMESIESLNMALEMYEGTLVFVSHDREFVSSLATRIIELTEDGYNDFAGTYDEYLASQAK comes from the coding sequence TTGTTAGCAGCAAATAATATCACTCAACAATTTGGCGCTAAGCCATTATTTGAAAATATTTCACAAAAATTTGGTGGCGGAAACCGTTACGGTTTAATTGGTGCCAACGGCTGTGGTAAATCAACCTTAATGAAAATCTTAGGAGGCGATTTAGAGCCAACGTCAGGCAATGTTAGCCTAGATACCGGCGAGCGTTTAGGTAAGCTTCGCCAAGATCAATTTGCTTTTGAAAAGTACTCAGTTATTGATACCGTTATTATGGGTCATACAGAGCTTTGGGCAGTAAAAGAAGAGCGCGATCGCATCTATGCTTTGCCTGAAATGAGCGAAGAAGACGGCATGAAAGTGGGTGATTTAGAATCACAATATGCGGAAATGGACGGCTACTCTGCCGAAAGTCGCGCGGGTGAATTACTTATGGGTGTTGGTATTCCTGTTGAACAACACTTTGGTTTAATGAGCGAAATTGCCCCAGGCTTTAAATTACGTATCCTGCTTGCACAAGCACTTTTCTCTGAGCCAGATATTTTATTACTCGATGAGCCAACCAACAACTTAGATATTCACACCATTCAATGGCTTGAAGAAACGCTCAACGAACGTGATTCAACCATGATTATTATTTCGCACGATAGACACTTTTTAAACAGTGTTTGTACTCACATGGCGGATTTAGATTACGGTGAATTACGTGTTTATCCGGGTAACTATGATGAATACATGTTAGCGGCAACGCAAGCACGTGCTCGTTTACTTGCTGATAATGCGAAGAAAAAAGCACAAATTGGTGAACTACAAGCATTCGTTGCTCGTTTCTCTGCTAATGCATCAAAAGCAAAGCAAGCCACATCTCGTGCCAAGCAAATAGATAAAATTCAATTAGAAGAAGTTAAAGTATCTAGCCGTACTAACCCGTTTATTCGCTTTGAACAAGAAAAGAAACTATTCCGTAATGCGCTAACCATTGAAAAACTAAACAAAAGCTTTGATGATACGCACATTTTAAAAGATATTTCTGTCTTAGCAGAAGTAGGCGAACGTATTGCGGTTATCGGTGAAAACGGTATTGGTAAAACTACTTTCCTGCGTACGCTAATGAATGATGTTGGCTATGAGCCAAGCTCAGGTGAATTTAATTGGTCTGACAATGCCAATATTGGTTACTACGCACAAGATCATGAATATGAATTTGAAAATGACATGAACTTGTTTGACTGGATGAGCCAATGGCGACAAGAAGGTGATGACGAACAAGTGGTGCGTGGCTATTTAGGTCGCTTATTGTTCTCAGCTGATGATATTAAAAAGTCAGTAAAAGTGCTTTCAGGTGGTGAAAAAGGCCGTATGTTATTTGGTAAGCTGATGATGCAAAAACCAAATATATTAGTCATGGATGAGCCAACCAACCACATGGATATGGAATCTATCGAATCATTAAACATGGCATTAGAAATGTACGAAGGTACCTTAGTATTTGTTAGTCATGACCGTGAATTTGTTTCTTCACTAGCGACCCGCATAATCGAGCTAACCGAAGACGGTTACAATGATTTTGCTGGCACATATGATGAATATTTAGCAAGCCAAGCTAAATAA
- a CDS encoding response regulator transcription factor — MNNKDKILVVEDEKDIADLIHVHLSELAVQVDVCGNGEQALQLALANDYQLVMLDIMLPGLSGLDICRQLRTAKPMQAILMLTSRTSEMDRVLGLELGADDYMTKPFSVRELQARVRAQLRRLHCIEQSNHVRVQSETLPANTASLNGLNGVNAANAANGVNRGNGVNGSNGIKPANAINGATDRINHNATCIGQLMIDHVYHQVRYKDDTIDLTSTEFELLSYLSSHPDQVFSRSQLLDSVWGYHHSGYEHTVNSHINRLRSKLEENTAKPQIIQTVWGVGYKLNSAGVH; from the coding sequence ATGAACAATAAAGATAAAATTTTAGTTGTTGAAGATGAAAAAGATATTGCTGATTTAATTCATGTCCATTTATCTGAGTTAGCTGTTCAGGTTGATGTATGTGGTAATGGCGAACAAGCATTACAGCTCGCCTTAGCAAATGACTATCAGTTAGTGATGTTAGACATTATGTTGCCAGGCTTAAGTGGCTTAGATATATGTCGTCAATTGCGAACGGCAAAGCCGATGCAGGCTATCTTGATGTTAACCTCGCGTACCTCAGAAATGGATAGAGTGCTGGGTTTAGAGTTAGGAGCCGATGATTACATGACCAAGCCATTTAGCGTCCGTGAATTACAGGCGAGGGTAAGGGCGCAATTAAGGCGATTACACTGCATTGAACAAAGTAATCATGTGCGAGTACAAAGCGAAACCTTACCAGCTAACACTGCGAGTTTGAATGGATTAAATGGAGTGAATGCAGCTAATGCAGCGAATGGAGTAAACCGGGGAAACGGGGTAAATGGCTCAAACGGTATTAAGCCTGCAAACGCGATAAATGGCGCAACTGACAGGATCAATCATAACGCAACTTGTATTGGTCAATTAATGATAGATCATGTTTATCATCAGGTACGCTACAAAGACGATACTATTGATCTTACTTCAACCGAGTTTGAGTTATTAAGTTATTTAAGCAGTCACCCTGACCAAGTGTTTTCCCGTAGCCAGTTGCTAGATTCTGTGTGGGGCTATCATCACAGCGGTTATGAGCATACGGTGAACTCTCATATTAACCGTTTGCGCAGCAAGTTAGAAGAAAATACGGCTAAGCCGCAAATTATTCAAACGGTTTGGGGGGTTGGTTATAAGTTAAATTCAGCAGGAGTTCATTAA